One window of Populus nigra chromosome 5, ddPopNigr1.1, whole genome shotgun sequence genomic DNA carries:
- the LOC133694067 gene encoding protein PHYTOCHROME KINASE SUBSTRATE 4-like produces MEGSKVMKTITAGNIAPQPNFGIIESTHPCISHPQKSTVRDASFSSYLRPMPEQIAQVDDSEISIFDAQKYFNESGSDPKLSRRVSPVNAKLERVSERFDFSSLPRLSSASSSVDGYGRNYRARSFHATPTASSEASWNSQAGLLSNPPGAIAVSMRNPPRNDDKRKGSGTKWLLRRKCPCSGKKSVQIEEKLSEPRTLSRTSHTKGLSVDLKKQIKIPTPVENPIEKSSATPDWLERREVIPSSHRMSADGKLERRDAIPNTHRILADNSRFPSGLSHQRVVASARPFSTDTTAGFSFPILSQTPPPMKLVLPSTTYNPPLEDPPRESLEVFRPAEGPIPTKSTSDLQRRQSFTVMEDDMASDASSDLFEIESFSTQTTTYAMYPNHRDSLDDAPSFNTRRLAATNGGDLYCRRSLDEPRTPSIAPTECYEPSEASIDWSVTTAEGFDRGSVTNFSVSASEVDETAMMRGREDEKNSGGGKNRGANGGLLMSCRCEKAVSVGPHPVKCVPAEGQRVASSTVRHVGSRPAVMNKPPLAGFHSARLSLPFAS; encoded by the coding sequence ATGGAAGGATCGAAAGTGATGAAAACTATTACTGCAGGAAACATAGCTCCGCAGCCCAATTTTGGCATCATTGAATCTACTCATCCTTGCATTTCTCATCCACAGAAATCAACTGTTAGAGATGCATCCTTTTCTTCCTATCTCAGACCGATGCCAGAACAGATTGCTCaagttgatgattctgagatAAGCATTTTCGATGCACAGAAGTACTTCAATGAAAGTGGCAGTGACCCCAAATTGAGCAGGAGAGTTTCTCCAGTTAATGCTAAACTTGAACGCGTATCCGAGCGATTTGATTTCTCTTCGCTTCCTAGATTGTCGTCTGCCTCGTCTTCGGTTGATGGATATGGCAGGAATTATAGAGCTCGATCTTTCCACGCAACACCAACCGCTTCATCTGAAGCTAGTTGGAATAGCCAGGCTGGTTTATTGTCTAATCCACCAGGTGCTATCGCTGTCTCTATGCGAAACCCACCTCGAAATGATGACAAGAGAAAAGGGTCTGGTACAAAATGGCTTCTTAGGAGAAAATGTCCATGTTCAGGTAAGAAATCTGTTCAAATCGAGGAAAAGCTATCAGAACCAAGAACCCTATCACGGACAAGTCACACTAAAGGACTCTCTGTGGATCTCAAAAAGCAGATTAAGATTCCTACCCCTGTAGAAAATCCTATTGAAAAAAGTTCGGCTACACCGGACTGGCTCGAAAGACGTGAAGTAATCCCCAGTTCTCATAGAATGTCGGCAGATGGCAAGCTCGAAAGGCGTGATGCGATTCCTAATACTCATCGAATCTTGGCAGACAACAGCCGATTTCCTTCAGGCTTAAGCCACCAACGTGTAGTGGCCTCGGCAAGACCATTTAGTACTGATACTACTGCTGGGTTCAGTTTTCCTATACTGAGCCAAACCCCACCTCCCATGAAACTGGTGTTGCCATCAACTACATATAACCCTCCTCTTGAGGATCCACCCCGCGAGTCGTTGGAAGTTTTTCGGCCAGCTGAAGGTCCTATTCCAACAAAGTCAACTTCTGATCTTCAGCGACGTCAAAGCTTCACAGTCATGGAAGACGATATGGCAAGTGATGCAAGTTCAGACTTGTTCGAGATTGAGAGTTTCTCAACTCAGACGACAACATATGCAATGTATCCTAATCATCGCGATTCCCTTGATGATGCTCCTAGCTTTAACACAAGGCGATTAGCCGCAACAAATGGAGGGGATTTGTATTGTAGACGAAGTCTTGATGAACCTAGAACACCATCAATTGCACCAACAGAATGTTATGAGCCAAGCGAGGCTAGCATAGACTGGAGTGTGACAACAGCTGAAGGGTTTGACAGAGGAAGTGTTACTAACTTCTCAGTCAGTGCATCAGAAGTAGATGAAACGGCAATGATGCGTGGCCGCGAGGATGAAAAGAATAGCGGCGGTGGGAAGAACAGAGGAGCGAATGGAGGGTTGTTGATGAGTTGTCGGTGCGAGAAGGCGGTTAGTGTAGGGCCACATCCGGTGAAATGTGTGCCTGCAGAGGGACAAAGAGTAGCAAGCTCCACAGTGAGGCATGTGGGAAGTAGGCCAGCTGTGATGAACAAGCCACCACTTGCTGGGTTTCACTCTGCTCGATTGTCTTTACCCTTTGCATCATAG